One Brassica napus cultivar Da-Ae chromosome A5, Da-Ae, whole genome shotgun sequence DNA window includes the following coding sequences:
- the LOC106449533 gene encoding putative cysteine-rich repeat secretory protein 17, producing MYSSSSVSKRLILIYVLAIQLLLINSELSLNTTNDYLNHTCLVSQGKYKTGSEYEKLIKHIMKRFYINSIRGYDLFGDSTFTAVLQCPGDFYGTKCQDCFVTALAALRRRCPWYKGRIIWYDQCLLSMDSKYSVGQIDYDNNFCMSNAKKVVEDRSEYIKVWNILVDDLTELAITGDNSTLYSVGEKRYKGDMVYGMVQCAKDLSRKACQECLWYNSFHFQDCVNYFRGARVVGRSCTFRFEFYPFIAKQVHNI from the exons atGTACTCTTCATCGTCTGTATCAAAACGCCTCATTTTGATCTATGTCTTGGCCATACAACTACTCCTCATAAACAGTGAATTGTCCTTAAACACGACCAATGACTATCTCAACCACACATGTTTGGTTAGTCAAGGAAAATACAAGACGGGAAGTGAGTACGAGAAACTTATAAAACATATCATGAAAAGGTTCTATATAAACAGTATCAGAGGTTACGACCTTTTTGGCGATTCTACTTTTACCGCTGTTCTCCAGTGCCCCGGCGACTTCTACGGGACCAAGTGCCAGGACTGCTTTGTCACCGCCCTTGCTGCG CTTCGTAGGAGATGTCCATGGTACAAGGGGAGGATAATATGGTATGACCAATGTCTTCTCTCGATGGATTCCAAATATTCTGTTGGGCAGATCGATTATGACAATAACTTTTGTATGTCCAACGCGAAGAAGGTGGTAGAAGATAGATCTGAATATATAAAAGTTTGGAATATTCTCGTTGACGATCTGACGGAATTAGCCATCACTGGAGATAATTCTACATTGTACTCTGTGGGGGAGAAGCGGTACAAGGGTGATATGGTATATGGAATGGTGCAGTGTGCGAAAGACTTATCGCGAAAAGCTTGTCAGGAGTGTTTGTGGTATAATAGCTTTCATTTTCAAGATTGCGTGAATTATTTTCGAGGAGCGAGAGTTGTAGGTAGGAGCTGTACTTTTAGGTTTGAATTTTATCCTTTTATTGCCAAGCAGGTCCATAATATTTAA